In Juglans regia cultivar Chandler chromosome 13, Walnut 2.0, whole genome shotgun sequence, the following proteins share a genomic window:
- the LOC108990883 gene encoding ubiquinol oxidase, mitochondrial — protein MNRFVARSLMRGLIDGCNHSRRGISTASRVNPLETVGLARNHQSASALGGLYRTRMISSVTPGPTTTTLAEKKEIDREEGVESEKSDKAAVVSSYWGTSRQKIKREDGTDWPWNCFMPWDSYEADLSIDLKKHHVPKAFLDKFAYRTVKILRIPTDIFFQRRYGCRAMMLETVAAVPGMVGGMLLHLRSLRKFQHSGGWVKALLEEAENERMHLMTMVELVKPKWYERLLVLTVQGVFFNSFFVVYLLSPKLAHRIVGYLEEEAIHSYTEYLKDIENGNIENVPAPAIAIDYWRLPKNSTLKDVITVIRADEAHHRDVNHFAADVHFQGKELREAPAPLGYH, from the exons ATGAACCGGTTCGTGGCGAGGAGTTTGATGCGAGGCCTCATCGACGGCTGTAACCACAGCCGCCGTGGCATTTCGACGGCCTCGAGGGTGAATCCGTTGGAGACCGTGGGACTGGCGAGGAACCACCAGAGTGCGAGTGCACTTGGTGGCCTTTACCGGACCAGAATGATAAGCTCGGTGACGCCGGGGCCCACGACCACCACTTTGGCGGAGAAGAAGGAGATAGACAGAGAGGAAGGAGTGGAATCGGAGAAGAGCGACAAGGCCGCGGTGGTGTCGAGCTACTGGGGGACGTCGCGGCAGAAAATCAAGAGAGAGGATGGGACTGACTGGCCTTGGAATTGTTTCATG CCATGGGACTCTTATGAGGCAGACTTGTCaatagatttgaaaaaacaCCATGTGCCAAAGGCTTTTTTGGACAAATTTGCTTACAGGACGGTGAAAATTCTTAGAATTCCAACGGATATATTTTTCCAG AGACGATATGGGTGCCGTGCAATGATGCTGGAAACGGTGGCAGCTGTTCCTGGTATGGTTGGAGGAATGCTGCTGCACCTAAGGTCTCTCCGCAAGTTCCAGCATAGTGGCGGTTGGGTCAAAGCTCTGCTTGAAGAAGCAGAGAACGAGAGGATGCACCTAATGACCATGGTGGAACTTGTTAAACCCAAATGGTATGAAAGGCTGCTGGTCCTTACTGTGCAGGGAGTTTTCTTCAATTCCTTCTTTGTTGTTTATCTACTCTCACCAAAACTAGCCCATAGAATTGTTGGTTACCTGGAGGAGGAGGCTATACACTCATATACAGAGTATCTGAAGGATATTGAGAATGGTAATATTGAAAATGTTCCAGCTCCTGCTATTGCTATAGACTACTGGAGGCTGCCCAAGAATTCAACTCTAAAAGATGTTATAACTGTCATCCGTGCTGATGAAGCTCACCATCGGGATGTTAACCATTTTGCTGCT GACGTTCACTTTCAGGGAAAGGAATTGAGAGAGGCACCAGCCCCACTTGGTTATCATTAA